A window of Microbacterium hominis genomic DNA:
ACGGCGCCGTCGGCGACATCTGCCACCGCATCTTCCGTGCGGACGGCTCTCAGGTGCGCGGCGACCTCGACGACCGCATCATCGCGATCCCCGTGGATGATCTGCTGCGGATCCCGCGCCGCGTCGGGATCGCCGGCGGCGCACGCAAGCTCGAGGCGATCCACGGCGCGCTGGCGGGCGGCTGGGTGACCGCCCTGGTGACCGACCTCACGACGGCCGAGAAGCTCGCCGAGCGCTGAGCCTCCGCAGCGGCGGAATCGTCAGGCGGAGAGCGTCTCGGCGAGTCGCTCGACCCCGAGTCGGGGGCTGGTGAGCACGGGCACCGAGACCGTCACGGCCTCGGCGGCGGACGCCATGGACGCCTGCGCGAGCACGATCACCTCGGCGTCCATGGCACCCCGCTCGATCGCGGCCGCGACCAGGCGGTCGTGCGTGGCACGATCACCGCCGGACACGGCCGCGAAGGCTCCATCGATGACCTCGCTGGTGAACTCGGGCTCCGCCCCCGCGAGGGCGGCCCGCTCCTCGAGCAGACCGAGGGTCGGACGGCACGTGGTCGCCAGGGTGGCGAGCACCCGGATGCGACGGCCGGCCGCGACCGCGGCATCGGCCATCGCCTCATCGACCCGGAGCACGCGCACGCCCGCAGCCTCGGCGGCGGGCGCGGCGAGCTCGGAGATCGACGAGCACGTGAACATGACGGCATCCGCTCCCCCCGCAGCGGCTGCCTTGACCAGGTCGTCGATGCGCTCGGGCACCGAGTCGGCGCGCGCGGCGTCGCCGAGATCCGCGACGATCCGGTCGTCGAGATAGTTCACGACGACCGCCCCCGGCAGGAGCTCGGCCGCGAGCGCACCGAACGGAGCGATGTTCACGGCTCCGGTGTGGAGGAATGCGATGCGGGGTGCGGTGGTCACGGTTCAGCCCTTCAGCGCGCCGCCGGCCATGCCGGCCATGATCTTCTTGTTGAGTGCCAGGAACAGCACCAGCAGCACCAGGATGTTGATGCTCACCGCGGCGAACAGCGGCCCGTACTGCGTCGAACCATACTCGTCCGAGAGGCTGAGCAGACCCACCTGGATCGTTGCCAGCTCGGGCCGGGTCGTGAAGGTCAGCGCGATCAGCAGATCGTTCCAGACGCTGAAGAACTGGACGAGCCCGATCGTGAGGATCGCGTTCTTCATCATCGGGATGCCGATCACGAAGAAGGACCGCAGCGGTCCGGAGCCGTCGACCGTCGCCGCCTCGAAGATCTCCCTCGGCACCGACCGGAAGTAGGTCGCCATGAGGAAGGTCGTCAGAGGCAGACCCATCACCGTGTAGGTGATGATCAGGGGCCACAGCGTGTCGGTGATGCCGATCCGGAAGTAGGTGATGAACAGCGGCACTAGGATCATCTGCCCGGGCACCATGATGCCCGCGAGGATATAGAGGAGCACGCCGTTGCGGCCCTTCCAGATCATCACCTCGAGCGCGTAGCCGGCCGCGACGCCGATGAAGACGATGAACAGCACCGACGGGATCGTCACCAGGATGCTGTTGAGCCAGTTGCGAGCGACGTTGCCGTTCGTGAGCGCCGTGACGTAGTTGTCGAACTGCCAGGTCTCGGGCAGCGACAGCGCGGGGTTGGAGAGGAACTCCGACTGCGTCTTGAACGACCCGAGGACCATCCACACCTGCGGATAGAGCACCACGATCATGAGGACCGCGACGACGATCCAGACGGGCAGGCGGCGCAGCGCCTTCAGGGCGGTGCGGCGCGCGCGACCGGGACGGGGCTTGTGGACCGTGGGGGTGGCGACCGTGTACATCGGGTCGGCTTGCGTCATCGTCATGATCAGACCTCCGCCTTCCGGCGCGACGATCGGAAGATCGCCAGGGTGAAGACCAGGCACAGCGCGGTGAGGATCACGGCGATCGTCGAGCCGTAGCCGTACTCGGCGAACTCGAAGGCGGTGCGGTACATGTACAGGGTCATGGGAGCGGTCGAGGTGCCCGGCCCGCCGCCGTTGAGCGCGAGGAGGCTGTCGAACACCTTGAGCGTGGCGTTGAGGCTGAAGATGATCGAGGAGAGCAGGATCGGCAGCGAAAGGGGCAGC
This region includes:
- a CDS encoding aspartate/glutamate racemase family protein: MTTAPRIAFLHTGAVNIAPFGALAAELLPGAVVVNYLDDRIVADLGDAARADSVPERIDDLVKAAAAGGADAVMFTCSSISELAAPAAEAAGVRVLRVDEAMADAAVAAGRRIRVLATLATTCRPTLGLLEERAALAGAEPEFTSEVIDGAFAAVSGGDRATHDRLVAAAIERGAMDAEVIVLAQASMASAAEAVTVSVPVLTSPRLGVERLAETLSA
- a CDS encoding carbohydrate ABC transporter permease, encoding MTMTQADPMYTVATPTVHKPRPGRARRTALKALRRLPVWIVVAVLMIVVLYPQVWMVLGSFKTQSEFLSNPALSLPETWQFDNYVTALTNGNVARNWLNSILVTIPSVLFIVFIGVAAGYALEVMIWKGRNGVLLYILAGIMVPGQMILVPLFITYFRIGITDTLWPLIITYTVMGLPLTTFLMATYFRSVPREIFEAATVDGSGPLRSFFVIGIPMMKNAILTIGLVQFFSVWNDLLIALTFTTRPELATIQVGLLSLSDEYGSTQYGPLFAAVSINILVLLVLFLALNKKIMAGMAGGALKG